A part of Citrifermentans bremense genomic DNA contains:
- a CDS encoding amidohydrolase family protein, producing the protein MSKVLKLAGGIPVFDSHFHIVDRRFPLVPNQGYLPDDFACGDYLARTDGMALCGGAIVSGSFQAMDQSYLLDALATLGPAFVGVTQLPATVSEAELLRLDAAGVRAVRFNIKRGGSEGIEHLEEMAHRVHQMLRWHVELYIDSRELAGLERTLLTLPAVSIDHLGLSKDGFKVLLKLVEHGVRVKATGFGRVDFDVKGALKEIASANPEALMFGTDLPSTRAPRPYRDEDLLLVLDALGEDLARKALYQNALAFYRPAVDGSAALTSH; encoded by the coding sequence ATGTCGAAGGTACTGAAGCTAGCAGGGGGCATCCCCGTTTTCGACAGCCATTTTCACATCGTAGATCGCCGGTTCCCCCTGGTGCCGAACCAGGGTTATCTCCCCGACGATTTCGCCTGTGGCGACTACCTCGCGCGCACCGACGGCATGGCCCTTTGCGGCGGCGCCATTGTTTCCGGCTCCTTCCAGGCCATGGACCAGAGCTACCTGCTCGACGCCCTCGCCACCCTGGGGCCCGCCTTCGTCGGCGTGACGCAACTGCCTGCGACGGTGAGCGAAGCCGAACTGCTGCGACTGGACGCGGCGGGGGTACGGGCGGTCCGGTTCAACATCAAGCGGGGGGGATCCGAAGGGATCGAACACCTGGAGGAGATGGCGCACAGGGTCCACCAGATGCTGCGCTGGCACGTGGAGCTTTACATCGATTCGAGGGAGCTTGCGGGATTGGAGCGGACCCTGCTCACGCTGCCGGCGGTGAGCATTGACCATCTGGGGCTGTCAAAAGATGGGTTCAAGGTACTGCTGAAGCTGGTCGAGCACGGGGTGCGGGTAAAAGCGACGGGCTTTGGACGGGTGGACTTCGATGTGAAGGGTGCTCTGAAGGAGATCGCCTCGGCAAACCCCGAGGCACTCATGTTCGGGACCGATCTCCCCTCAACGAGGGCGCCGCGCCCTTACCGGGACGAAGACCTGCTCCTGGTGCTGGATGCGCTGGGGGAGGATCTGGCGAGAAAGGCCCTCTACCAGAACGCCCTCGCCTTTTACAGGCCGGCGGTGGATGGCTCCGCGGCCCTTACTTCCCATTAG
- a CDS encoding tetratricopeptide repeat protein: MILSDTFNALYPIARKGSHVHFYNIFRASLSKILVVLLLVALTVPAPVLALDSEDSQIFISGFNAYQKKEYKTAIDSMSVLLKKYPDTPLKDMAIFWLARAHYKAGHQQDAAKYMAQFLREYPDSPLKATVEDGLLSLADKYEKGEPLEVTAKPAPAEKAPVAGPDTAAIAKAAAEKAAAEKAAAEKAAAEKAAAEKAAAEKAAAEKAAAEKAAAEKAAAEKVAAEKVAAEKAAAEKAAADKAAAVAKIAADRAAAEKAAAEKAAAEKAAAAKVAAEKAAAEKAAAEKAAAEKAAAEKAAAEKAAAEKAAAEKAAAEKAAAEKAAAQKVAQQKTKQTKKKETREQKTANAMRAKAIAAYKDVIDRYPGTAAAANASAKLQQMGIEYPVAQKTAASAAPQAEVTQVFNLEVAQYADLDVNFGPAAETQEAGKKFIIPLDIVNNGNGSDSFYLESGFPSEYAFHFAAAISPDTPINITPPLEVGEKFRAVAVGVMPRGAIDGQKSSFPVKIGSAFAREVSQSREITLVASAPLLRAVVKNDKTKLLPGEKVSYRISLLNIGTAAARGVTLRLNYPPQYEPVSFLPNGFRQEAKAALVLDGMQLKSGESQDFNVTFQLKEEALADQELFVRADVVNNDLDKKESFVSATSVVQKVSSVAARSTAGKLVVIPGQTVAIPLIVTNTGNARDLYLIKSTVPANASYTFFDDVNRDGKRQTNEPIINHVGPLSPKEEAYIVLEITTPVTAADGAVAAASVQFQPENATDRFASVNLQLTYSRPILELTMAAKGGRLKPGEVSSLELNCINRGTNLAKQVTLQSFLPAQLELVAADPGFARADNGVYTWRFDELGAGEKRNIKVTYRVKPGIAVGTNMQLKNLLNYQDPIGNRY, encoded by the coding sequence GTGATACTTTCCGACACGTTCAACGCTTTATACCCTATCGCTCGGAAAGGTTCACACGTGCATTTTTATAATATTTTCCGTGCTTCATTGTCAAAGATCCTCGTTGTCCTGCTTTTGGTTGCGCTCACAGTACCGGCGCCCGTCCTTGCTCTTGATTCAGAAGATTCCCAGATCTTTATCTCAGGATTCAATGCCTATCAGAAAAAGGAATACAAGACCGCCATTGACAGTATGTCAGTACTTCTCAAGAAGTATCCTGACACACCGCTCAAGGACATGGCTATCTTCTGGCTGGCGAGGGCGCACTACAAAGCCGGACATCAGCAGGACGCAGCAAAGTACATGGCGCAGTTCCTGCGGGAATATCCGGATAGCCCGCTCAAAGCGACGGTCGAGGATGGCCTTTTGTCGTTGGCGGACAAATACGAAAAGGGTGAGCCCCTTGAGGTAACGGCTAAGCCGGCGCCTGCCGAAAAGGCTCCTGTTGCAGGGCCGGACACCGCTGCCATTGCCAAGGCTGCTGCCGAGAAAGCTGCTGCCGAGAAAGCTGCTGCCGAGAAAGCTGCTGCTGAGAAAGCTGCTGCCGAGAAAGCTGCTGCTGAGAAAGCTGCTGCTGAGAAAGCTGCTGCTGAGAAAGCTGCTGCTGAGAAGGCTGCTGCGGAGAAGGTTGCTGCGGAGAAGGTTGCTGCGGAGAAGGCTGCCGCGGAGAAGGCTGCCGCGGACAAAGCTGCCGCTGTCGCGAAAATTGCAGCAGATAGAGCCGCCGCCGAGAAAGCTGCCGCCGAGAAAGCCGCAGCCGAGAAAGCCGCTGCTGCAAAGGTTGCTGCCGAGAAAGCCGCAGCTGAGAAAGCTGCTGCCGAGAAAGCTGCTGCGGAGAAGGCTGCTGCGGAGAAGGCTGCTGCGGAGAAGGCTGCTGCGGAGAAGGCTGCTGCGGAGAAGGCTGCTGCGGAGAAGGCTGCTGCGGAGAAGGCTGCCGCCCAGAAGGTTGCGCAGCAGAAGACAAAACAGACTAAGAAAAAGGAAACACGCGAGCAGAAGACGGCCAACGCCATGCGCGCGAAGGCGATTGCAGCGTACAAGGATGTCATCGACCGCTATCCCGGAACTGCCGCCGCTGCGAATGCCTCAGCTAAACTGCAGCAGATGGGTATCGAGTATCCGGTAGCCCAGAAGACCGCTGCAAGTGCCGCTCCCCAAGCGGAAGTCACGCAGGTGTTCAACCTGGAAGTGGCTCAATACGCCGACCTCGACGTGAACTTCGGACCGGCGGCGGAAACGCAGGAGGCAGGCAAGAAGTTCATCATTCCCCTGGACATCGTCAACAACGGCAACGGCAGTGACAGCTTCTACCTCGAGTCCGGGTTCCCGTCCGAGTACGCTTTCCACTTCGCTGCCGCAATTTCTCCCGATACCCCTATCAACATCACTCCGCCTCTCGAGGTCGGGGAGAAGTTCCGCGCCGTAGCCGTAGGGGTCATGCCGCGCGGCGCCATAGACGGCCAAAAGAGCAGCTTCCCGGTGAAGATCGGCTCTGCGTTCGCGCGTGAGGTGTCCCAGTCGAGGGAAATCACGCTGGTTGCTTCAGCGCCGCTTCTGCGTGCCGTGGTGAAGAACGACAAGACCAAACTGCTCCCGGGAGAGAAGGTATCCTATCGGATCTCCCTGCTGAACATCGGCACCGCCGCCGCGCGCGGGGTCACCTTGAGGCTCAATTATCCGCCGCAGTACGAGCCGGTCAGCTTCCTCCCCAACGGGTTCAGGCAGGAGGCGAAAGCCGCCCTGGTGCTAGACGGTATGCAGCTGAAGTCGGGGGAGAGCCAGGATTTCAACGTCACCTTCCAACTGAAAGAGGAAGCGCTTGCCGACCAGGAACTCTTCGTTCGCGCCGATGTCGTTAACAACGACCTCGACAAGAAGGAATCCTTCGTATCCGCGACCAGCGTGGTCCAGAAGGTCAGCTCCGTCGCTGCGAGGAGCACCGCCGGGAAGCTTGTGGTCATCCCCGGCCAGACCGTGGCGATTCCGTTGATCGTCACCAACACCGGAAACGCCCGCGACCTCTACCTGATCAAGTCGACGGTGCCGGCGAACGCCAGCTACACCTTCTTCGATGACGTCAACCGCGACGGGAAGCGCCAGACCAACGAGCCGATCATCAACCACGTAGGCCCGCTTTCTCCCAAGGAAGAGGCGTACATAGTGCTTGAAATCACCACGCCGGTTACCGCCGCTGACGGAGCCGTGGCCGCGGCCTCGGTGCAGTTCCAGCCGGAGAACGCGACCGACAGGTTCGCCTCAGTCAACCTGCAGCTGACCTATTCCCGGCCCATCCTCGAGCTCACCATGGCTGCCAAGGGTGGACGGCTCAAGCCGGGCGAGGTTTCTTCACTGGAACTCAACTGCATCAATCGCGGCACCAACCTGGCGAAGCAGGTCACCCTGCAAAGCTTCCTCCCGGCCCAGCTGGAGCTGGTAGCCGCCGACCCCGGCTTTGCCCGGGCCGACAACGGCGTCTATACCTGGCGCTTCGACGAGCTCGGCGCTGGTGAGAAGCGCAACATCAAGGTAACCTATCGTGTCAAGCCGGGCATAGCGGTCGGCACCAACATGCAGCTCAAGAACCTGCTGAACTACCAGGATCCCATCGGAAACAGGTACTAA
- a CDS encoding DUF2721 domain-containing protein: MLRDTQSLGAVAHVIQLSVAPVFLLTAVGTMLSVMTNRLARIIDRARYHEGKLENAPEDIIPEIHAYLRVLSRRADLIGHAIFLCTATAVLVCTVIAMLFLGDYLRYDISLPVAVLFIIAMMLMVVGLISFLREIFIAKGSLKIGPK; the protein is encoded by the coding sequence ATGCTGCGCGATACGCAATCGCTTGGGGCTGTCGCCCACGTCATCCAACTTTCGGTCGCCCCGGTCTTTCTCCTCACCGCGGTGGGGACCATGCTGAGCGTGATGACCAACCGGCTAGCGCGCATCATCGACCGCGCCCGCTACCATGAGGGGAAGCTCGAGAACGCCCCCGAAGACATCATCCCCGAGATTCACGCATACCTGCGGGTGCTGTCGCGCCGCGCGGACCTGATCGGGCACGCGATCTTCCTCTGCACCGCCACGGCGGTCCTCGTTTGCACAGTCATCGCCATGCTCTTTCTGGGGGACTACCTCCGCTACGACATTTCGCTTCCCGTCGCCGTCCTCTTCATCATCGCCATGATGCTGATGGTCGTTGGACTGATCAGCTTCCTGCGCGAGATCTTCATCGCCAAGGGAAGCCTCAAGATAGGACCCAAATAA
- a CDS encoding LysM peptidoglycan-binding domain-containing protein — protein sequence MTPRNLLIVTSLLALTVSGTVPCQGEEMLLYSPKPAAGEQAPADPKDGVLVQTVTVKRGDTLKDLSRKHIGVASWFPQVLVFNTIKNPDLIYPGDKLLVPVRPGKSTSEPAPASRRRSHRAAHHASHRGAPHAKHRAKITAGNARTVAMPVQAGEAESYSAARKAYLDRNYQRALELFSAFLKNFPRSGYAADASLYRADCYLHLSGE from the coding sequence ATGACACCTCGCAACCTACTGATCGTCACCTCCCTGCTGGCGCTGACAGTCTCAGGGACCGTACCTTGCCAAGGGGAGGAGATGCTTCTCTACTCCCCCAAGCCTGCAGCAGGGGAGCAGGCTCCGGCCGACCCCAAGGACGGAGTGCTGGTCCAGACGGTAACGGTAAAGCGTGGCGACACGCTGAAGGACCTTTCCAGGAAGCACATCGGCGTCGCCAGCTGGTTCCCGCAGGTCCTCGTCTTCAATACCATCAAGAACCCTGACCTGATCTATCCGGGCGACAAGCTGCTGGTGCCGGTGCGCCCCGGCAAGTCTACGTCGGAGCCCGCCCCTGCCTCCCGTCGGCGCTCGCATCGCGCAGCGCATCATGCCTCGCATCGCGGTGCGCCCCACGCCAAACATCGCGCAAAGATCACCGCCGGAAACGCTAGAACTGTCGCCATGCCTGTCCAGGCTGGAGAGGCGGAGAGCTACAGTGCGGCGCGCAAGGCTTACCTGGACCGGAATTACCAGAGGGCGCTCGAGCTGTTTTCCGCTTTCTTGAAAAACTTTCCGCGCTCGGGCTACGCGGCTGACGCTTCCCTTTACCGCGCGGACTGTTACCTGCACCTGTCCGGGGAGTAG
- the crcB gene encoding fluoride efflux transporter CrcB, with translation MEQLVYIALLGALGCLCRYFLSGFVYQIFGSSFPYGTLAVNLIGAFLIGLVMEFSVRSAAIPPTLRFAITIGFLGGLTTFSTFSFETFRLLEDGALLIAFTNVLVSVVACLTCTWIGIMVARAL, from the coding sequence ATGGAGCAGTTGGTCTACATAGCGCTTTTAGGCGCCCTCGGCTGTCTGTGCCGCTACTTTCTGTCCGGATTCGTCTACCAGATTTTCGGCTCCTCCTTTCCCTATGGGACCCTTGCCGTCAACCTGATCGGGGCTTTCCTGATCGGGCTGGTGATGGAGTTTTCCGTCCGAAGCGCGGCCATTCCCCCCACCCTGCGCTTTGCCATCACCATAGGGTTTCTCGGGGGGCTCACCACCTTTTCTACCTTCAGTTTCGAGACCTTCAGGCTTTTGGAGGACGGCGCGCTCCTGATCGCTTTCACCAACGTCCTGGTCAGCGTCGTCGCCTGCCTTACCTGCACCTGGATCGGGATCATGGTGGCGCGGGCGCTTTAG
- a CDS encoding rubrerythrin, with amino-acid sequence MPFSIDAGMVEVLGVCEKAEFACAELYHLFADLFKDDREIFYLWLRTALEEENRARLFALMAKLRHDNIIASVVLEMEQAEDTLQHIRGLMAELKEKPPTLREALQTGMELETRLDRLMRQNVVKFADETYEKSFLAITNSKRLELLQEACQRLAVA; translated from the coding sequence ATGCCTTTCAGTATTGATGCTGGCATGGTCGAGGTGTTGGGGGTGTGCGAGAAGGCGGAATTTGCCTGCGCCGAGCTCTACCACTTATTCGCTGATCTTTTCAAGGACGACCGGGAGATCTTTTACCTCTGGCTGAGGACGGCCCTGGAGGAGGAAAACCGGGCCCGGCTCTTCGCCTTGATGGCCAAACTGCGGCATGACAACATCATCGCTTCGGTGGTTTTGGAGATGGAGCAGGCGGAAGACACCCTGCAGCACATCCGCGGGTTGATGGCGGAACTGAAGGAAAAACCTCCCACGTTGAGGGAGGCGCTGCAGACAGGGATGGAACTGGAGACCCGACTGGACCGGCTCATGAGGCAGAACGTGGTGAAATTCGCGGACGAAACCTACGAGAAGTCGTTCCTCGCGATCACCAACAGCAAGAGGCTGGAGTTGTTGCAGGAGGCCTGCCAGCGTCTTGCTGTAGCCTAA
- a CDS encoding DUF190 domain-containing protein, whose amino-acid sequence MNSRNMTLEEDRNTMLGEQVLLRIFIGERDKYKHIPLYEALVELFRKEGFAGATVLRGIAGFGAHSMYHTDRLLRLSTDLPIVLEVVDQRERIEAVLPTVEGMMDGGLITMEKVLVLRYAKKRSS is encoded by the coding sequence ATGAACAGCAGGAACATGACCCTGGAAGAAGACAGAAACACGATGCTCGGCGAGCAAGTGCTGCTCAGGATCTTCATAGGCGAACGGGACAAATACAAGCACATCCCCCTTTACGAAGCCCTGGTCGAGCTGTTCCGCAAGGAAGGGTTCGCCGGCGCCACCGTGCTGCGGGGGATCGCCGGCTTCGGCGCCCACAGCATGTACCACACGGACCGGCTGCTGCGGCTTTCCACCGACCTCCCCATCGTGCTGGAAGTTGTGGACCAGAGGGAGCGGATCGAGGCGGTGCTTCCGACCGTGGAGGGGATGATGGACGGCGGCCTCATCACCATGGAAAAGGTGCTGGTGCTGCGCTACGCCAAGAAGCGCTCCAGCTAG
- a CDS encoding Rne/Rng family ribonuclease: protein MSKKMLINALHPEEARVAIVEDGRLVDLDVEIAGNEQIRGNIYKGVVVRVEQGLQAAFVDIGLKKLGFLQMGELHPENWKWRDDIPEDQRHRRPRIQEVLRRGQELIVQVEKGERDNKGSALTTYVSLPGRYMVLMPGSDSAGISRKVEGEGERKKLKEIIAEMTIPEGYGYIIRTEAMGRTREELQKDLDNLIATYQGIRTQGLAMKGAGMIYQESALIIRTIRDYFSADIDEVLVDSKDVYNDVRDCLKEIDPAFEKLVKMHQEKRPIFSRYQLEEQIDLIYEKKVPLKSGGSIFIEPTEALVSIDVNSGKSTGEKGVEDTAFKTNMEAAEEAARQLRLRDLGGLIVIDFIDMRDRKHNAEVEKTLKTALKADKARVNVSRISEFGLLEMSRQRIRQTLNQASTLECPHCDGRGKVKSVEAMALSFLRKVHAAAAKGTIGEVVGGLPLEVAYYLLNRKRHELSQIENDYDIEVTVKGKPSYLLNQMDLELIKREKPAIEELPQEKPVHGRSLPKEEAAQEPAEGRKKKKKGKKTPEPEGAPHAEALPVAVVEEPGGAELVLTVEGEPEEHKKKRRRKRKRGKGGAAEAGAEAEVELPAAEPGTLPAPGPVTEQAAGEVEQPHHEAGEEVKKKRRRKRRRGKGGHEAQLHEGAPEFPQQLEAFAAAGDIPVQEVTPVITASPVSAEPGAAVKKGRKRGKARAEEPAVAGGAAGEVEAITIPAEVLAPAESAPKPKRPRSGRKAKEAAAEQGTVAVAAAATGGAAEPATGAEAPAEPAKAKRKPRGGKAAKEAEAAPAAEAGEAKAVPARKKAAAAEGKEVEVKAKAAKGSRAKAPKEKKEQEAVTSATEATPAPAQAQAPAKARAPRAPRKKAAPEGEQAPATPVEEKPKKPRAPRKKKEESSAE, encoded by the coding sequence ATGTCAAAAAAAATGCTGATTAACGCGCTGCACCCAGAGGAAGCGCGAGTGGCGATCGTCGAGGACGGCCGCCTGGTGGATCTGGATGTGGAGATCGCCGGCAACGAACAGATCCGCGGCAACATCTACAAGGGGGTCGTGGTTCGCGTGGAGCAGGGGCTGCAGGCCGCCTTCGTCGATATCGGGCTGAAGAAGCTCGGTTTCCTGCAGATGGGGGAACTGCACCCGGAGAACTGGAAGTGGCGTGACGACATCCCTGAGGACCAGAGGCACCGCCGCCCCCGCATCCAGGAGGTGCTTCGTCGGGGACAGGAGCTGATCGTACAGGTCGAGAAGGGGGAGCGGGACAACAAGGGCTCCGCGCTCACCACGTACGTCTCGCTGCCGGGGCGCTACATGGTGCTGATGCCGGGAAGCGACTCCGCCGGCATTTCCCGCAAGGTCGAGGGGGAGGGGGAGCGCAAGAAGCTCAAGGAAATCATCGCCGAGATGACCATCCCCGAGGGGTACGGCTACATCATCCGGACCGAGGCGATGGGGAGGACCCGCGAGGAGCTCCAGAAGGACCTGGACAACCTGATTGCCACCTACCAGGGGATCCGCACCCAGGGTCTGGCCATGAAGGGTGCGGGGATGATCTACCAGGAGTCCGCGCTCATCATAAGGACCATCCGGGACTACTTCTCCGCCGACATAGACGAGGTGCTGGTGGACAGCAAGGACGTCTACAACGATGTCCGCGACTGCCTGAAGGAGATAGACCCCGCGTTCGAGAAGCTGGTCAAGATGCACCAGGAAAAGCGCCCGATCTTCTCGCGCTACCAGCTGGAGGAGCAGATCGACCTGATCTACGAGAAGAAGGTCCCCCTGAAGTCGGGCGGGTCCATCTTCATTGAGCCTACCGAGGCGCTGGTGTCGATCGACGTCAACTCGGGGAAGTCCACCGGCGAGAAGGGGGTCGAGGACACCGCGTTCAAGACCAACATGGAAGCGGCCGAGGAGGCTGCGCGGCAGCTGCGGCTGCGCGACCTGGGCGGGCTTATCGTTATCGACTTCATCGATATGCGTGATCGCAAGCACAACGCCGAGGTGGAAAAGACGCTTAAGACGGCACTCAAGGCGGACAAGGCGCGGGTGAACGTCTCGCGCATCTCCGAGTTCGGCCTTTTGGAGATGTCGCGCCAGCGCATCCGCCAGACCCTGAACCAGGCCTCCACCCTGGAGTGCCCGCACTGCGACGGCAGGGGTAAGGTTAAGTCCGTCGAGGCGATGGCGCTTTCCTTCCTCAGGAAGGTGCACGCGGCCGCAGCCAAGGGGACCATCGGCGAGGTGGTGGGGGGGCTGCCGCTCGAGGTAGCGTACTACCTCCTGAACCGCAAGCGTCACGAGCTTTCCCAGATTGAGAACGACTACGACATCGAGGTGACGGTGAAAGGTAAACCGTCCTACCTCCTGAACCAGATGGACCTGGAGCTGATCAAGCGGGAAAAACCCGCAATCGAAGAGCTGCCGCAGGAAAAGCCGGTCCACGGGCGGTCGCTGCCGAAGGAAGAAGCGGCCCAGGAGCCGGCCGAAGGGCGCAAGAAAAAGAAGAAGGGGAAAAAGACCCCGGAGCCGGAGGGTGCACCCCACGCCGAGGCGCTGCCGGTTGCCGTCGTGGAGGAGCCAGGCGGCGCCGAGCTGGTGCTGACCGTCGAGGGCGAGCCGGAGGAACACAAGAAAAAACGCCGCCGCAAGCGCAAGCGGGGCAAGGGGGGCGCAGCCGAAGCTGGCGCCGAGGCCGAAGTCGAGCTTCCGGCCGCGGAGCCCGGGACCCTTCCCGCGCCGGGACCGGTCACGGAGCAGGCGGCCGGCGAGGTGGAACAGCCCCACCACGAGGCGGGAGAAGAAGTGAAGAAGAAGCGCCGGCGCAAAAGGCGGCGCGGCAAGGGGGGGCACGAGGCGCAGCTGCATGAGGGCGCGCCGGAATTCCCGCAGCAGTTGGAGGCTTTCGCCGCAGCTGGCGACATCCCGGTGCAGGAAGTGACCCCCGTGATAACCGCCTCCCCCGTTTCCGCCGAACCTGGCGCAGCAGTGAAAAAGGGGCGCAAAAGGGGGAAAGCGCGCGCCGAGGAGCCTGCCGTCGCCGGCGGTGCCGCAGGAGAGGTCGAGGCGATAACCATTCCGGCAGAGGTGCTCGCGCCGGCGGAGTCCGCCCCGAAGCCGAAGCGTCCGCGCTCCGGCCGCAAAGCCAAGGAAGCGGCCGCGGAGCAGGGAACGGTGGCTGTCGCCGCAGCGGCAACCGGTGGCGCTGCGGAGCCAGCAACCGGCGCCGAGGCACCCGCGGAGCCGGCCAAGGCCAAACGGAAACCGCGAGGGGGCAAGGCCGCCAAGGAGGCCGAAGCGGCCCCGGCCGCCGAAGCCGGGGAGGCAAAGGCTGTACCGGCCCGAAAGAAAGCCGCCGCGGCGGAAGGGAAAGAGGTAGAGGTCAAGGCCAAGGCCGCCAAGGGTAGCAGAGCCAAGGCTCCCAAGGAGAAAAAGGAGCAGGAGGCCGTGACGTCAGCGACAGAAGCTACCCCCGCTCCGGCCCAGGCCCAAGCGCCTGCCAAGGCTCGCGCCCCCCGTGCCCCGCGCAAAAAGGCGGCGCCGGAGGGTGAGCAAGCACCGGCCACGCCGGTCGAGGAGAAGCCCAAGAAGCCGCGGGCACCGCGGAAGAAAAAAGAAGAATCATCCGCAGAATAG
- a CDS encoding DMT family transporter, producing MTRLIITGVFSALFFSSTFVLNRAMSLQGGHWLWSASLRYFYMFVMLSAWLMITGKSRLLREVFTTYRDNWRFWTVAGSTGFGLFYSLLTFSSSFAPGWVVATTWQSTILATPLVLLVFRKRVPMRGILFTLLIFTGIVLVTCEQANAASLRETMLGILPVLAAAFAYPLGNQMVWEARHGSIGTKPGVEGGVLDSSIGRVLIMVVGSLPFWVVLTVVLRPPPPTGGQLVNTAIVAVFSGVIATTLFYKARHLARTPLELSAVDATQAMEVVFSLLGEIVFLGGAWPGYSGTAGVALSLLGLVLYVRSQAAAD from the coding sequence ATGACGCGACTGATAATAACCGGTGTATTTTCCGCCCTCTTCTTCAGCAGTACCTTCGTCCTGAACCGGGCTATGAGCCTGCAGGGAGGGCACTGGCTCTGGAGTGCAAGCCTCCGATACTTTTACATGTTCGTCATGTTGAGCGCCTGGCTGATGATTACCGGGAAGTCGCGCCTGCTTCGCGAGGTGTTCACCACCTACCGGGATAACTGGCGCTTCTGGACCGTTGCAGGAAGTACCGGGTTCGGCCTTTTTTACTCCCTGCTCACCTTCAGTTCGTCCTTTGCCCCCGGTTGGGTGGTCGCCACCACCTGGCAATCGACCATTCTGGCCACGCCCCTGGTGCTGCTCGTTTTCCGCAAGCGGGTACCGATGCGGGGCATCCTCTTCACGCTCCTAATCTTCACCGGCATCGTCCTTGTCACCTGCGAGCAGGCAAACGCCGCGTCGTTGAGGGAAACCATGCTCGGGATCCTGCCGGTCCTCGCCGCCGCCTTCGCCTACCCCCTCGGCAACCAGATGGTGTGGGAGGCCCGGCACGGGAGCATCGGCACCAAGCCGGGCGTGGAGGGGGGAGTGCTCGACAGCAGCATCGGCCGGGTCTTGATCATGGTGGTAGGGTCCCTCCCCTTCTGGGTGGTGCTGACCGTCGTACTGCGGCCTCCCCCGCCGACCGGGGGGCAACTGGTCAACACCGCCATCGTTGCTGTGTTTTCCGGCGTCATCGCCACGACGCTTTTCTACAAGGCGCGGCACTTGGCGCGGACCCCCTTGGAGCTGTCGGCAGTCGACGCAACCCAGGCCATGGAGGTGGTCTTTTCGCTTTTGGGGGAGATCGTTTTTCTCGGGGGCGCCTGGCCGGGCTACTCGGGGACCGCGGGGGTGGCGCTGTCGCTATTGGGGCTCGTGCTCTACGTGAGGTCCCAGGCAGCCGCCGATTAA